TTTGGAATGAGACGGAATCAAAGATTTAGCTTTGTTTTGCCCCTTTGCCTCTTGAGCTTGGGTTTATCCATTCAGGCTTGTCAACAAACTTCAGCCGATACAAGTTCACCTAACCCCTCTGGGACTCCATCAGATCGTCAGCAGTCTGGGGCAGGTCGATCTGGCCCGCTCAGTAAAGACTTAGACAAGATAGGCAAATCTGGTAGTTCTTCTTCCGATAAAGGGGAAATTCGGGAAGTCACTTACATCGCTGAAAAAATCAAACCGACGCCAGCTCAACTCGCGAGCAAAGATCTGAATTCTCGTATTAATGTGCGATCGCAACCCTCCACTCGCTCCAAGGCCAAACATTTTGGCTATAAAGGGGATGCAGTCACCCTGCTCCAAAAAGCGAAAGGAGAAGGAGATGCCACCTGGTACTATCTTCGCTTTGACCAGTCCCAGGCTGAAGGCTGGATTCGCGAAGACTTTATTTCTAGATCCACTACTTCACTATTGCCCAAATCAGAATATCGCCCTTACAATTTCGAGACTGATCCTTGGTTAGCTTCCTTTAATAAAACCTATGCCACTGCTAAGCA
The Acaryochloris marina S15 genome window above contains:
- a CDS encoding SH3 domain-containing protein — encoded protein: MRRNQRFSFVLPLCLLSLGLSIQACQQTSADTSSPNPSGTPSDRQQSGAGRSGPLSKDLDKIGKSGSSSSDKGEIREVTYIAEKIKPTPAQLASKDLNSRINVRSQPSTRSKAKHFGYKGDAVTLLQKAKGEGDATWYYLRFDQSQAEGWIREDFISRSTTSLLPKSEYRPYNFETDPWLASFNKTYATAKQRQESWLAEAPTVALRLSGFPNSGECKPTEVHTTEHSASSVTVVIHSGPAKEPCMDDSVRASQIRVDLVKENQIWAIEWAGGRYRCHQGRGQQDFATALCS